In Marinobacter sp. LQ44, the following are encoded in one genomic region:
- a CDS encoding M18 family aminopeptidase: protein MEHTEFNNDLIEFLNASPTPWHAVSTMKSRLDAAGFQQLDEREEWALEQGRGYYAIRNGSSIIALRTGKNDVVTSGIRMVGAHTDSPCLKVKPNPEIRRKGFFQLGVEVYGGVLLNPWFDRDLSLAGRVTVLDEDGKVRDTLVDFRKPVAIIPSLAIHLDREANSNRSVNAQTDLPPLVMQLPETDTTSFADLLREQLISESGLKIRKVLGYELSFYDAQGASFVGLREEFLASARLDNLLSCYIGLQSLLNTSGDEAALLVCNDHEEVGSMSAEGAQGPFLGAVLERWCGAGKGRAIARSMMISADNAHGVHPNFMDKHDENHGPILNQGPVIKVNHNQRYATNSRSAALCRHISDELGLPHQTFVVRSDMGCGSTIGPLTAGNLGVTTLDIGVPQFAMHSIREMIGSQDGYTLYQVLKEFMQREEVF from the coding sequence ATGGAACACACTGAATTTAATAATGACTTGATTGAATTTCTGAATGCCTCTCCAACACCGTGGCATGCAGTAAGCACCATGAAATCCCGGCTTGATGCCGCCGGTTTTCAGCAGCTGGATGAGAGGGAAGAGTGGGCGCTGGAGCAGGGCCGGGGCTATTACGCCATTCGCAATGGCTCCTCCATCATTGCCCTCCGCACCGGTAAGAATGACGTAGTGACTTCCGGCATCCGGATGGTGGGTGCCCATACCGACAGCCCCTGCCTGAAGGTAAAGCCAAACCCCGAAATCCGCCGCAAGGGCTTTTTCCAGTTGGGTGTGGAAGTATACGGCGGTGTGTTGCTGAACCCGTGGTTTGACCGGGATCTGTCGCTAGCCGGCCGGGTCACGGTTCTGGATGAGGACGGTAAGGTTCGGGATACCTTGGTGGACTTCCGTAAGCCGGTGGCGATTATTCCCAGCCTGGCCATTCACCTGGACCGGGAAGCCAACAGCAATCGGTCGGTGAATGCCCAGACCGACCTGCCTCCGTTGGTTATGCAACTGCCGGAAACCGATACAACGTCATTCGCTGACTTGTTGCGTGAGCAGTTGATCAGTGAATCCGGCCTGAAGATTCGTAAGGTGCTGGGCTATGAGTTGAGTTTCTACGATGCCCAGGGCGCGTCTTTCGTGGGGCTGCGTGAAGAGTTTCTGGCTTCTGCCCGGCTTGATAACCTGTTGAGCTGCTATATCGGTTTGCAGTCGCTGTTGAATACCTCTGGTGATGAAGCTGCGCTGCTGGTGTGCAATGATCACGAAGAAGTCGGCAGCATGTCGGCGGAGGGTGCCCAGGGGCCATTCCTGGGAGCCGTTCTGGAGCGTTGGTGTGGCGCTGGCAAGGGTAGGGCGATTGCCCGCTCCATGATGATCTCTGCGGATAACGCCCATGGCGTGCACCCCAACTTCATGGACAAACACGATGAAAACCACGGCCCGATCCTGAACCAGGGGCCGGTCATCAAGGTGAACCACAACCAACGCTACGCCACCAACAGCCGGTCGGCCGCTTTGTGCCGGCATATCAGTGATGAGCTTGGCCTGCCGCACCAGACATTTGTGGTACGCAGTGACATGGGTTGTGGCAGCACCATCGGGCCGCTGACTGCCGGTAATCTGGGTGTGACCACTCTGGATATCGGTGTGCCGCAGTTCGCCATGCATTCCATCCGTGAAATGATCGGTAGTCAGGATGGCTATACCCTGTATCAGGTTCTGAAGGAATTCATGCAGCGGGAAGAGGTTTTCTGA
- a CDS encoding arylesterase, which produces MNTVSALVRSFALSALMLLSLSALASQNTLLVVGDSLSAAYGVPSETAWVQLLRDRLDEQGLNWSVVNASISGETTDGGLRRLPDLLQKNQPDVVIIELGGNDGLRGFPPNVIESNLADMIEQVRDVGAIPVLVGMQIPPNYGQRYTRMFADIFPNLSDRYDTPLVPFFLEGIYNVDGLMQEDGIHPTEAAQPVLLDNVWPQLEPLILDRNPSALRSDQ; this is translated from the coding sequence ATGAATACGGTATCGGCGTTGGTCAGATCATTTGCCCTCTCAGCACTGATGTTGCTGTCGCTCTCCGCCCTGGCCAGCCAGAACACACTGCTGGTAGTCGGCGACAGCCTCAGTGCCGCCTATGGCGTGCCATCCGAAACCGCCTGGGTTCAACTGCTGAGGGACAGGCTTGATGAACAGGGCCTGAACTGGAGCGTTGTGAACGCCAGCATCAGCGGCGAAACGACCGATGGCGGCCTTCGGCGGCTGCCTGACCTGCTTCAGAAAAACCAGCCAGACGTCGTGATCATTGAGCTTGGCGGTAACGACGGCCTGCGCGGCTTTCCACCGAATGTGATCGAATCCAACCTCGCCGACATGATCGAGCAAGTGCGGGATGTAGGTGCCATCCCGGTGCTGGTGGGCATGCAGATTCCACCGAACTATGGCCAACGTTATACCCGCATGTTTGCGGACATCTTCCCGAACCTGTCTGACCGCTACGACACCCCCCTGGTTCCCTTCTTTCTCGAGGGAATCTACAACGTCGATGGATTAATGCAGGAAGACGGCATTCACCCCACCGAAGCCGCCCAGCCGGTGCTGCTGGACAACGTATGGCCTCAGCTGGAGCCGTTAATTCTGGACAGGAACCCCAGCGCCCTGCGCTCAGACCAGTAA
- a CDS encoding YheT family hydrolase, with protein MPQPETAVLATPDNDELHLDWYRQGSDRLAIVSHGLEGHSRRPYVLGLARALMADGWDVLAWNFRSCGGVMNHQPRFYHSGATEDLHTVVSHALEGHYSNLFLSGFSMGGNLTLLYLGQQGERVDSRISGAVAYSVPADLAGSADMLALPSRRIYMQRFLRDLHGKMQEKARRFPDLIDVTGFDNIRNFHEFDKRYTAPLHGFRDAQDYWASCSALFRLKDIRVPALMVNAVDDPFLSAQCFPEGRKVLGAYVTVEAPKWGGHVGFVEHARDGYYWSERRALGFLSRINGSS; from the coding sequence ATGCCACAGCCGGAAACCGCTGTTCTGGCCACGCCGGATAACGACGAACTGCACCTGGATTGGTACCGTCAGGGCAGTGACCGCCTGGCCATCGTGTCCCATGGTTTGGAGGGCCACAGCCGGCGCCCCTATGTGCTCGGGCTGGCGCGGGCATTAATGGCGGATGGCTGGGATGTGCTGGCCTGGAACTTCCGATCCTGCGGCGGGGTGATGAACCACCAACCCCGGTTCTACCACAGCGGCGCCACGGAAGACCTGCATACGGTGGTGTCCCACGCGCTGGAAGGACACTACAGCAACCTGTTCCTGTCTGGCTTCAGTATGGGCGGCAACCTCACCCTGCTTTACCTCGGCCAGCAGGGCGAGCGGGTTGATAGTCGCATCAGCGGTGCCGTTGCCTACTCAGTGCCCGCAGACCTGGCTGGCAGCGCGGATATGCTGGCCCTGCCCAGTCGCAGGATCTACATGCAGCGCTTTCTGAGGGATCTGCACGGCAAAATGCAGGAAAAGGCCCGTCGGTTTCCGGACCTGATTGACGTAACCGGGTTCGACAACATCCGCAACTTTCACGAATTTGATAAACGCTACACCGCACCCCTGCATGGCTTCCGGGATGCCCAGGACTACTGGGCCAGCTGCTCGGCACTGTTTCGGTTGAAGGACATACGGGTACCGGCGTTGATGGTTAATGCGGTAGACGATCCCTTCCTGTCAGCCCAGTGTTTCCCGGAAGGCCGTAAGGTTCTCGGCGCCTACGTTACCGTTGAGGCGCCAAAGTGGGGCGGGCATGTGGGGTTTGTTGAACACGCCCGTGATGGTTATTACTGGTCTGAGCGCAGGGCGCTGGGGTTCCTGTCCAGAATTAACGGCTCCAGCTGA